From the Candidatus Delongbacteria bacterium genome, one window contains:
- a CDS encoding YIP1 family protein, translating to MVQHQSEEILNISFEREGFSNIPRNIIPTLKSILMTPRNFFSQMHINKGFIFPSVFYIIISLFNICVTSLAIRFGIADNPFNAIAAQFKETVTDQEIYENLISMIKPFITQSPSDFPVIGYIFKAFFINIVVFALFVSVWHLLLSVSKVSRNGFQASFRILAYSSAPLILGVLPFPFINLVILSWIFIIVGRGIEEAHEVFPNQAFLGTLMLPITALILVLISGFVF from the coding sequence ATGGTGCAGCATCAAAGCGAAGAGATTCTAAATATATCTTTTGAAAGGGAAGGATTTTCAAATATACCGAGGAATATAATTCCAACTCTGAAGAGTATTTTAATGACACCCAGAAATTTTTTTTCTCAGATGCACATAAACAAAGGATTCATATTTCCTTCTGTTTTTTACATCATCATATCACTTTTTAATATATGTGTTACGTCACTAGCCATAAGATTTGGAATTGCGGATAATCCTTTTAATGCTATCGCTGCTCAATTCAAAGAGACTGTTACAGATCAGGAAATTTATGAGAATTTGATTTCAATGATTAAGCCGTTTATTACCCAGTCGCCTTCAGATTTCCCGGTTATAGGTTATATTTTCAAGGCTTTTTTTATTAACATAGTGGTCTTTGCTCTCTTTGTTTCTGTTTGGCACCTATTATTATCTGTATCAAAGGTATCAAGAAATGGTTTTCAAGCCTCATTTAGAATTTTAGCTTATTCTTCAGCACCATTGATTCTTGGAGTTTTACCATTCCCATTCATTAACCTTGTAATTCTTTCCTGGATATTTATAATCGTAGGTAGAGGAATAGAAGAAGCTCATGAAGTTTTTCCAAATCAAGCTTTTTTGGGAACCTTGATGCTTCCTATAACAGCTTTAATTTTAGTTCTTATTAGTGGATTTGTTTTTTAA